A window of Castanea sativa cultivar Marrone di Chiusa Pesio chromosome 8, ASM4071231v1 genomic DNA:
AAACCTTGGAAATACCAAAAAGTACCAAGTGAACTAGATGTCATTGGCCTTTCTGCCACTGGCATGTCACTATGTGGCTGGCAGAGTGAAATGCGGGTTAAGTGGAACCTTAACCGAAGGAGATAACTTGCGATGGACCTGTAAAATTTATCCTAACCATCCAAATAATTGCATTCTTCAACAAGAAGGTTTTAAAAGAGTGTCTAGATTGACTAATATATTTGGATCAACAACTTGAAGAAATTTATAATGAAAGGAATTTCCTAATGATCCTTTAGATCAATAAACTAGCTGCCTTTTTATGTCATCTGCACATTATTCTTCTTGTTTGGTGGACTCTAGTGGTCCATGTCTGCGTTACCTTTGATTTCCTCATAGCCATTACACCTGGCCTCCCTGCATGTCATCCATCCTTTTTATGTCACCtgcaaaaaccttttttttttaaattttaaaaacgcTCTTTGTTAGTCCTCCAAATGGTCAAAGAAAAGATTTTCTGCCCTTCTCCTTGTTGTCTATCTAATCCTTTTTCAGAGTTAGATTTATTCTCTATTCTCTATGTTCTTATAATTAAGCCCTTTATGCTGCAGGTAATTTTTTGAGGGATGTTCAAATAACAATAGGTAGATTTGTCCTCTCTGTGAGACATAGGCCATAAAGCCAACTTTCATTATCCATAAATCTTGTTTGGCAtctgtttactttttcctttgaTGCTGCAATTTTACTTCATCAGGGTGCTCTAATTCTGGATTTGATGTTACAGAGGACTTCTTTAAAGATCTTCAAGAAGAATTCCGGAATTGGGAAGTGAATGCTGCTTCACAAGGAAAGCCAAAAAGCCTATGGGAAGAATTGGCGGTGAGACATTATTGTCTTTATCAGTTACAATGTATACACGAACATAATCATCTCAAAACTTTCTTcacaaatttaatttataaaacatgcacacacacacacacacacacacacacacacacatatattataaaagaaaatttctttaaatatttaaaatatgatgTATTCATGAAAACTTGTGTAATCTATAAGGAAGAGTCCCAGTGGAGGAAAACTATCTTATATTCTGTAAATTTGCACTTGATAGGAAATTGGAGAAGAATTTGTGGAATTTCTTGAGAAGGAACTCAACATAACTGATGAAGAAGCATATAATAGCAGTGAAGGACCTAAGAAAGACAGTTCTTATAAAACATCTGGGACACAGAGAAGTGGAAGTGTTAGTAAAGAGAAAGCAGGAGAGGAGAGCAGCATTGAGGACAATATTAACGATATAGAAGCTAGTCTTGCTCAGTTGAAGAAGGAATTGGGTTTATAGCAGGAAATGCAGCTTTACATTGACCCATGGTCAGCAGATGTTAAAGGTGAAGACCAAGTTTGTTTGCCACCTTAAACATGTAGAGGAAACGCTGTGCAGTGTCATTTTTAAATATCTTAAAATGGCTTTTAAGGCCTAAATCATATTCCTCTCAAATATTGTTGTAAATGAATCACACTGTTTATAAACAATTTAGGCCCAACTCAAAAGcatttttatattcatttattaaGCAAATAATCCATGCTCAAGCTTAGGTTTAAGCTCAATTTTGAAATgatttcaatttaaatataaaaatatgttctTGTACAGCTTGTGAGTATGAGCTTGATTTTAAGTATAATAATATGTATTATACATAGTTTTTTTTGGTAGAGAAATCTCATATACATAGATTTGAGATTGAATTGTGTAATTTTGTAAATAAGCATGTAACATATTggattattatttgtaatattttaataatataaataatacatatacaattttttaataatacaaggttgataaatttaatttataagtataGACGAAAATTAGTCTATCTAtttaactcaaataatataattttaattattaatatagatTTGTGAAGGGGATATTTGAGTCATGGTGTCTACTATATACGGAGAAAGAACAatttaatcaaataaataagCTCAAGTTAGTTCAACAAGAAAATGGATTAAACTTGAACATGCAAACTAATTTGGTGATAAACTTGAATTTGGTTTgtgcttgaaaaaaaaaaaatgttggtgatgaacttgaatttggtttgtgatcggaaaaaaataaataaatgaactaATTTAACTTTAATACTCAATTTGACTTGACCCATTTATAGCTttaatttctcttcttttttatttatattatttttgaagtAACGAAAATTACagctataattttttatgaaagagtTTTGGAGGGAATATATGCATAGACTTGAGATATTGGACTACCGAGAAATAAGCTTGTACATCTGCTACTCTCTTTAAGCATTAATGGTACTTAATCGGCCAAGAAATCaatctactttttctttttctttctttcgttTGCAAAAGCTACTACAAAGTTATGTTCAGACAGAGTAgaacaatttgaaaataaaattccacTTTTGACTCTTAAGAGATAGCAAGTGAGGATAtcaataaaaattgttttcacAAATGGTATTCCCTACCTTCCTCTCTCTTTCAGACTCTTTCCTTTAGTGTTAATGGCAAGGTTGTTTTCTAAGGCTATTAACGTGTTGCTATcgtttcaactttcaattaTAACAAAGGGCTCCATTGAGACTTTGAATCCAATAAAACAGCATCTAACCGAAATAGGCTTTTAGAAGCTATTTGCCAAAAAAATGAAGGTTGATTTCACTCCAGCCAGAGGGTTACCCTCCCAAGTCCCaaaccctatttttctttttgctggTAAACAAAAAGGGTAGAAAGGAAGTGACAGCACCCCAATCCATATTCTAGTTCTAGGAAGGTAACCTGAGAAAGGATATTTATGACATGCTGCTAACATTGTAACAATGGATTCAACCCAAGCATTCAGTAATGAGAACGACCATGCATCAGCAATATACTTCTTTAACTTATTCATGCGGTTTAGGCTTCTATCACACAGAGCACTGCAGTAAAATAAGAATATTTATTAAGTACTCGTCTATACTATCCAGCATGTTGATCTTCTCACAACTCTTAGTTCTTAGAGAACCAGATATAGTTCATCAAAATCAgtcaccaaaaataataaatatcaaaacaaaaacaaaaatacatgcTTCCACTCTAATTGAATCATATATATAGTTTCAAGCATCTTAAAAAGCCTCTGCTAACGTACAACTCCAAATTATCCCAAAACCTAAAGACCATAACGTAATCAGGGGAAAAAAACGAAACCAATTGCATCTCAGAACCTCTCCCCAAATCGGAAGAACAATGCACCAGTGCCGGAGTTATGATCAACAGCATACTCAGCTCGGACTAGACCTAGCTTTACACCAGCACCATATGAAGACCCATGACCCAGCCGTCTGTAGACTTCTGTTGGGTTTCCCTTGACATCCTTTGAACTTCCAAGATCATTGCCATGTTCTGCAAATGCATACACATGTGTACCTTTTATGGGTATCCGTAGCTCTGCTGCAAGCTGTAGGAAACATCAGGACACGGAATCAGATATTTTTTCACCATGTAGCAGTGCAAATATCATAACCATAAtcatattttgcatccataggATATAGATAGTAAGCTCTTATAATTGCTTATAATCTATCTATTTAAAACATTTAAGTATTTTAGGATGACTACATCTAAAGGACTGCTTAATCAAATCTCTCTCCCATAATTCCTACCTCAAGGATGTTTCTGGCGGCGCCTATCTCACCCATGTTGTAACCCCTCACAGAATAGGGACCTCCAAGGGTAAAAGCATCATAACTTGGAAGGTCTCCAACACAGCCACCATAGTGGCCATGAAGGACAAGGACAGGTGGTGGAGGATTACCAGCACCTTCTTCCACTTCCTTCAACTGGAAAAATCGTGTCAATGTCAGCTGGTGGCGGTTGAAGAACGGAAACTTGCTGCCAATGCCAAGGCCTTGGTCTACCTGCAGTTTATACATGAAATATGCTCAATAGATAGGAAATAAGATGAAGTGTAGAAAAATTCACAAACTATGATGTGTAGGATAGAAAATTTGGCAAACTGGCGGACAGCAACGTTGATATATAgagaaaaaactattaattcaAATTGTTCACAACTCCAACCATCATAATAACTATGGTATCCATTGAACACTTGTGAAATAGCTGGAAACAAGGACAGAAGTCCTCTTGACTCATCAGAAACTATCataataccaaaaagaaaaagaaggctCCTGACAAAAATTGATTGGAGGTAAGATGATCCTGCTAATATGGCTTCCTTCCTAAAtatcttttatgcatttttcttccttccaaggtcttttcaaaccaaaataaaagtagaaggcatttgcaaataaaaaatcaagctaCATGTTACTAGAAGCTAAACTCACCTGAAATACGTTCCTTGACCCAACTATAGCTCCATTTAAGAACTTGGTGTTATCACGTGTAATGTTTGCCTGTAAAAAAGCCATTCGGTCAATGCCAGTACCACTGAGGGTTGTAGGAGGTCCGTCTGCACTTATTCCTCCACTGGGCAACACTCTTTGGCCATTTGGACAGATATGACTGCTTTCATCACGTGTTGTTATCTCTTCCATTACAAGTCCATAAGTGAATTTGCTCTGACGGGTGAAATTCTGCTAGGCATATAATGATAATATACATTGAGTCATCACCATAAAATTTACTGAAAATTGCTCACATAACAAACCAATAAACATAAAACCACAAAACAATACCTCTGTAATATTAGTCTTAACTCCAGCTCGATCAACCCAGATAGGGGGGACTTCATCCACCCCTGGCCCACCAGTGAAGACCGGGCTCAGTTTCCGGCTGTTGAAGCAGCTCACTCGCAGAGTACGGTTGCGTGGATTATACACACCATCCAAATAAGGATGTGCATACTCAAGTTTAAAAGCAAGATCATCCTGAGGAGAGAAGATATCAGAACATTGCACAGTACAGGATCTTCCACAGATGAAACTAAATCAATCATAGaacaaaatagagaaagatAGTTTTACATTAAAGTAGGCTTACCTGAGGATTCAAGAAGTTGCTGGTAGTCACTGAACCCATAATGGATCTGTTTAGCCCACTGAGATTCCGGTGTTCAAAAGTAATAGTTCCACCAGGCTGTAATGAAGCCTAAACATGCGACATAcacaagaaagaagaaaatacaatGAGACCTTCAAAACTGTAACCCCAAAAATTTGATgatttgtggggggggggggggggggagactGCAGAGAGCAGAGATATAATCAGACAGACAAGTATACCAGAGTGGGCCGTCCTCCACGTCCAGGAACAATACTCCATTCTGTAGCAACTTCGGCACTCTTCTGTTCTAGTTCTTTAAGCTTTATCTCAACAATTATGCCTCCCTCGTTCTTCTCATCAGGCCGTGGGTTCACCTCAATGTTTGAAAACAGACCTAGAGAATTTATGTTCCTTAGAGCTTGCTTCCCTGcctcaatgttaaaaacttGGCCCGGTCGAAGCTGTCATCCCGATACAGACATTAACCAACAGAAATAAACAACCAATCAATCATCCATCCAATCTCTTTTACCTACCAATGACCCATTTAACGTTCAAAACAAAAGCACACAATATTAAAGCCAATCACCCTACTAAAGTTTGCAATCAGTCACTCTAAAATCAATTGCCAAATAGAAAAAGGTCGTGACTTGACATCAAGGTGTGAGTTTGGGTTAGCTTTTCTGTTTATTTGCTTATGTACAGCTTTCTAAAGCCTCGCTCTAGTTACAACTGTATAATTTAGCCaactttcagcaaaaagctaatccaaacacacatatataatccAAAAACCAACAATTAGGCAATTACTCATTACACagaaatatataaacaaataaaaaaatctcaccAACTTTAATTGCAtagttttcatactaaaatccAAGAAAACAACCAATTAGGCAAATACCCATTACATATCTTAATCAGaagtacagaaaaaaaaaaagaaaaaaaaaaatgcaaataccTGTCTGGGCATCTCTCTTTTCACCACAGCAACCTGGGTGTTCCCTTCAACAACATTTCCAAGCTTATCCAAGAACTGAATGTTACTCTGAGTAATGTCACCTTCCACCACCTCACAAACCACCTCCTTGGTATTCAAATTCCCAAAGTTCACAACCTGAGCACACGCATACCCTTCATCATAGTACCACTTCTGAACCCGGTCCCTTATCCTCTGCAAAAGCCTTGCACTCACTTTCCCTTGATCCCTCAACATCTGCATTATCTCTCTGTGCACCGGCGGCGACAACAAACACGGCCTCGCCCTCTCGATCCTCCTCTTGTAATCCTTCTCCAGACTCCTGTAGTACTCTAGCTTCTCCTTATCGGTCATATCGGCGTCCATCTCTATCGGCTTCGATTGCGGCATTAGACCCACATTGATGCACCGGAACCTATCGGCCGATTGCCAAGTGCTCTCGGCGAAGGAAATGGTGACGGCAATCGTGCCGTCCGGGTTGGTTTTCCCTTCCATGTCGACTTTCTCGAACATTCCGCAAGTGGCTAGGGTTTCGAGCTCTTTCTGGAGCTGCGATTTCGTGTAGGTTCCGCCTGGCCGGAGAGAGACCATTTCGAAGAAAGAGTCGTCGGTTCCGACGGTGGTGTAGCGGCGGCGATCGAAGAAGAGGATCTCGGAGACTTTGTACTTCTTGAAGCCGCTGAGCTTGTTGAGCTGAACGACGATGTTGGCGGGAAGGCCATGGGCGTCCCAGTCCTGGTTTTGGGGCTCGTCGGCGTTGGCTGTCGCCGGAGACAAGAGTTTGTTCCAGAAATCGTTGAAACCATCGCTTCCGGTCCCGTCGCCGCCGTTGCCGCCAAATCCACCACCGTTGGAGCCgcctccaccacctcctcctcctccggaGAAGGGGGAAGGGAGAGAGCGGAGGTGGAAGAGGAGAGTGGCGGCGGAGGAGGCGGCGAGGGTTTTGAAGAGGGGTTTGAAGGGAGAAGAGGATTTGAGGggtttagtattattattattagggttTTGAGGGGAAATGTGACATTGAACGGTGCGTTTTGAGGAGGAGGGAGAAGGAGAAGGCAATTTGCGTTGTCGGGAGGAAAGAGCTGGGGTTGTGGAATGAAGATGGGTTGTTGGAGCGGCGAAGGAATgcattctttctttgttttctcttcttctgtCTCAGAGAGAGGAGAAGAACAAAGAAAGTAAAAGAGATAAGGGGTGGGAGAAGGGGAGTGAAgtgaaaacaaaggaaaacgggggtttgggattttttgggttttgggttttttgtttgtttgtttgtttaattgggaaaaaaaaaattggatgagtTGGCACTTCCACCTAACGACTAACCACTAGTACTACACTCTACACTACACTACTATTGCCACTAGACTGACTTATTAACTTGAGAGAGGAGCCTGGTAATCTAAATCTTCCATCATATTTTGTTTGCAGTTGCACCCTTTGATGACTCGAGTCGACTTCCCTTGGGGGTCTGGATCGTGTTTCGGGAAAAGGGGGGATGAGACTTGAGAGTTCTTTGGGATTGGGGGCGAGATCTACAATGTTTGCCAggacattttattttctttcagaGTAAATAATTCTTTTAGTCTACCAACACACTTAGGGTCTATTTGAGATCAGCtgattttgctaaaattaaaagaattttgctaaaaatattgcAGATAAGATAAAATAAACCTATAAATACTATCAAAAAGACAAAGAGACTTCATGACAAGAAGAAAATGCTCGAATAAGAAAATAAGGGttgtgattttatttattttcattaaaattaaaactttttacaaagatctgtgataaaaataaaaagcttaccGAAATAAGATAAATGGTATTCCATGACAGTACCAAAAGTGCAGATGAGATTCATGAATAAGACTAAAAATGTtcgaataataaaataagttctaagaaattaatataaagataaaaataagtggaatagtaaaataagttggcaaaattaatcatgccaaACGAATattaagttggcaaaaataattttgccaAATGGACATTTATGATCTGTTTAgaattcgcttattttgctaaaactgaaaactttttgctaaaagtattgtagataaaagtaaaagttagctgaaatagtatgagacccataaatagtacaaaaaagtgcagtgggcctatgaatagtagtaaaaataagctgaatagtaaaataagttggcaaaaataatccatGCCAAACACATAGTTAGTGTtcgtttggcaaaaattatttttgtcaacttattttactattcagcttatttttgctactattcataagtttcactgcactttttggtactattcataggttatattatactatttcagctaacttttacttttatttacaatacttttagcaaaaagttttcagtttcagcaaaataagcgaatctcAAACGGACACTTAATATCTCACACAATTTCGCAACTTATTAACTTGTTATTTATCACTTTTCATAGATCATTCACAATCATATAAGCCAACAAGTTGTAAAATTTGGTATTAAAATGGTTTTGCCCATAATATTATTGCAtagataattattaattaagttcTTAATTACCAATTCAAAAGAGCCTCAGGCTAGTGATACAACTTGATATCGTTTGTAACTCAATCCTTGTTAGTGAGAGATAGACCAAACTTgtatgaattttaatttatattatatatatatatatatatatatatatattagtttcaATATTGAACATTTATCTAGCTATCCTTTATTTACTCATTTGGATTGGTTTGTATTTTAAACATTAGTTAATGATTATAGATTCACTTTATTATCcattattactcttaaattgatatatgtttaatagtgtatgaaaaataaatgcttaacattatatataaaatatatttaataagtaAGTAATAAACGTATGCCCCACATATCATACCCTAAGCTTTTCAAGAAATATTGTATCCATGTACTCGTACTCATGCATCTTCAGTCTTAGGGTTATCAGACTCGATGAGATTTTTTTAGGAGGGTCATTAAGAAagttaaat
This region includes:
- the LOC142607383 gene encoding protein TOC75-3, chloroplastic isoform X1 codes for the protein MHSFAAPTTHLHSTTPALSSRQRKLPSPSPSSSKRTVQCHISPQNPNNNNTKPLKSSSPFKPLFKTLAASSAATLLFHLRSLPSPFSGGGGGGGGGSNGGGFGGNGGDGTGSDGFNDFWNKLLSPATANADEPQNQDWDAHGLPANIVVQLNKLSGFKKYKVSEILFFDRRRYTTVGTDDSFFEMVSLRPGGTYTKSQLQKELETLATCGMFEKVDMEGKTNPDGTIAVTISFAESTWQSADRFRCINVGLMPQSKPIEMDADMTDKEKLEYYRSLEKDYKRRIERARPCLLSPPVHREIMQMLRDQGKVSARLLQRIRDRVQKWYYDEGYACAQVVNFGNLNTKEVVCEVVEGDITQSNIQFLDKLGNVVEGNTQVAVVKREMPRQLRPGQVFNIEAGKQALRNINSLGLFSNIEVNPRPDEKNEGGIIVEIKLKELEQKSAEVATEWSIVPGRGGRPTLASLQPGGTITFEHRNLSGLNRSIMGSVTTSNFLNPQDDLAFKLEYAHPYLDGVYNPRNRTLRVSCFNSRKLSPVFTGGPGVDEVPPIWVDRAGVKTNITENFTRQSKFTYGLVMEEITTRDESSHICPNGQRVLPSGGISADGPPTTLSGTGIDRMAFLQANITRDNTKFLNGAIVGSRNVFQVDQGLGIGSKFPFFNRHQLTLTRFFQLKEVEEGAGNPPPPVLVLHGHYGGCVGDLPSYDAFTLGGPYSVRGYNMGEIGAARNILELAAELRIPIKGTHVYAFAEHGNDLGSSKDVKGNPTEVYRRLGHGSSYGAGVKLGLVRAEYAVDHNSGTGALFFRFGERF
- the LOC142607383 gene encoding protein TOC75-3, chloroplastic isoform X2, whose amino-acid sequence is MHSFAAPTTHLHSTTPALSSRRRKLPSPSPSSSKRTVQCHISPQNPNNNNNNTKPLKSSSPFKPLFKTLAASSTATLLFHLRSLPSPFSGGGGGGGGSNGGGFGGNGGGGGGGGSNGGGFGGNGGDGTGSDGFNDFWNKLLSPATANADEPQNQDWDAHGLPANIVVQLNKLSGFKKYKVSEILFFDRRRYTTVGTDDSFFEMVSLRPGGTYTKSQLQKELETLATCGMFEKVDMEGKTNPDGTIAVTISFAESTWQSADRFRCINVGLMPQSKPIEMDADMTDKEKLEYYRSLEKDYKRRIERARPCLLSPPVHREIMQMLRDQGKVSARLLQRIRDRVQKWYYDEGYACAQVVNFGNLNTKEVVCEVVEGDITQSNIQFLDKLGNVVEGNTQVAVVKREMPRQLRPGQVFNIEAGKQALRNINSLGLFSNIEVNPRPDEKNEGGIIVEIKLKELEQKSAEVATEWSIVPGRGGRPTLASLQPGGTITFEHRNLSGLNRSIMGSVTTSNFLNPQDDLAFKLEYAHPYLDGVYNPRNRTLRVSCFNSRKLSPVFTGGPGVDEVPPIWVDRAGVKTNITENFTRQSKFTYGLVMEEITTRDESSHICPNGQRVLPSGGISADGPPTTLSGTGIDRMAFLQANITRDNTKFLNGAIVGSRNVFQVDQGLGIGSKFPFFNRHQLTLTRFFQLKEVEEGAGNPPPPVLVLHGHYGGCVGDLPSYDAFTLGGPYSVRGYNMGEIGAARNILELAAELRIPIKGTHVYAFAEHGNDLGSSKDVKGNPTEVYRRLGHGSSYGAGVKLGLVRAEYAVDHNSGTGALFFRFGERF